Proteins encoded together in one Cellulomonas gilvus ATCC 13127 window:
- the narH gene encoding nitrate reductase subunit beta, with protein sequence MRVMAQVAMVMNLDKCIGCHTCSVTCKQAWTNRAGVEYVWFNNVETRPGQGYPRRYEDQERWRGGWHLNKRGRLELRTGGRAKRLLSIFASPVQPELEDYYEPWTYDYETLVEAPLGDDFPVARPKSLITGEDTKIRWSANWDDNLGGTSELGHLDPIVEKVRRESEDKIRFELERTFMFYLPRICEHCLNPSCMASCPSGAIYKRAEDGIVLVDQDRCRGWRQCITGCPYKKVYFNHKTGKAEKCTFCYPRLEVGLPTVCAETCVGRLRYIGVFLYDADRVTEAASVPDEKDLYEAQLDLMLDPEDPAVLAAAREQGIPADWIDAARRSPVYALAKTYRVALPLHPEYRTMPMVWYVPPLSPVVDLLREQGHDAEDHGNLFGAIDALRIPVEYLAELFTAGDTEIVTNVLKRLAAMRSYLRGITMGDGADESVARAVGMTGQAMYAMYRLLAIAKYEDRYVIPKAHEERGHELEELGCSLDYDEGPGMYESAAFGEASGRPVPVAVETFHALRQRQTSEGIAPSDEMRGRVNLLNWDGVGTPPGLFPGKDAPPPRADDERGAS encoded by the coding sequence ATGCGCGTGATGGCCCAGGTCGCCATGGTGATGAACCTCGACAAGTGCATCGGGTGCCACACCTGCTCGGTGACGTGCAAGCAGGCGTGGACGAACCGCGCGGGCGTCGAGTACGTGTGGTTCAACAACGTCGAGACGCGGCCCGGTCAGGGGTACCCGCGCCGGTACGAGGACCAGGAGCGGTGGCGCGGCGGCTGGCACCTGAACAAGCGCGGCCGCCTCGAGCTGCGGACCGGTGGACGCGCCAAGCGCCTGCTCTCGATCTTCGCGAGCCCCGTGCAGCCCGAGCTCGAGGACTACTACGAGCCGTGGACGTACGACTACGAGACGCTCGTCGAGGCGCCGCTGGGTGACGACTTCCCGGTCGCCCGGCCCAAGTCGCTCATCACGGGTGAGGACACCAAGATCCGCTGGTCGGCCAACTGGGACGACAACCTGGGCGGCACGTCCGAGCTGGGCCACCTGGACCCGATCGTCGAGAAGGTGCGGCGCGAGTCGGAGGACAAGATCCGCTTCGAGCTCGAGCGGACGTTCATGTTCTACCTGCCGCGCATCTGCGAGCACTGCCTCAACCCGTCCTGCATGGCGTCGTGCCCGTCGGGTGCGATCTACAAGCGCGCCGAGGACGGCATCGTCCTGGTGGACCAGGACCGCTGCCGCGGCTGGCGGCAGTGCATCACGGGCTGCCCGTACAAGAAGGTGTACTTCAACCACAAGACCGGCAAGGCCGAGAAGTGCACGTTCTGCTACCCGCGCCTGGAGGTCGGCCTGCCGACGGTCTGCGCCGAGACGTGCGTGGGCCGGCTGCGCTACATCGGGGTGTTCCTGTACGACGCGGACCGCGTCACCGAGGCCGCGTCGGTGCCCGACGAGAAGGACCTGTACGAGGCCCAGCTGGACCTCATGCTCGACCCGGAGGATCCCGCGGTGCTCGCGGCCGCGCGTGAGCAGGGCATCCCGGCGGACTGGATCGACGCAGCGCGGCGCTCGCCGGTGTACGCGCTGGCCAAGACGTACCGCGTCGCGCTGCCGCTGCACCCGGAGTACCGGACGATGCCGATGGTCTGGTACGTCCCGCCGCTGTCGCCCGTGGTGGACCTGCTGCGCGAGCAGGGGCACGACGCGGAGGACCACGGCAACCTGTTCGGCGCGATCGACGCGCTGCGCATCCCGGTGGAGTACCTGGCCGAGCTTTTCACGGCGGGCGACACCGAGATCGTGACGAACGTGCTCAAGCGGCTCGCGGCCATGCGCTCCTACCTGCGCGGCATCACCATGGGCGACGGCGCCGACGAGTCCGTGGCGCGGGCCGTGGGGATGACCGGTCAGGCGATGTACGCGATGTACCGCCTGCTGGCGATCGCGAAGTACGAGGACCGCTACGTGATCCCCAAGGCGCACGAGGAGCGCGGGCACGAGCTCGAGGAGCTGGGCTGCTCGCTCGACTACGACGAGGGTCCCGGCATGTACGAGTCGGCGGCGTTCGGCGAGGCCTCGGGGCGCCCGGTCCCGGTGGCCGTGGAGACGTTCCACGCGCTGCGCCAGCGCCAGACGTCCGAGGGCATCGCGCCCTCGGACGAGATGAGGGGCCGCGTCAACCTGCTCAACTGGGACGGTGTGGGTACGCCCCCGGGCCTGTTCCCGGGCAAGGACGCGCCACCACCACGGGCCGACGACGAGCGGGGTGCGTCGTGA
- the narJ gene encoding nitrate reductase molybdenum cofactor assembly chaperone, translating into MTRLVHQIASWCLGYPDDAFVERLPLLTAATEELPRGRARDGLRGFLDHAVATPADVLRTDYVRIFDLSRKQALYLSYWTDGDTRRRGEVLAGFKERYRASGFLVDTRGELPDHLPLVLEYAAVADPQDGTALLQEYRASLELTRFALIDAGTPYAGVLEAVCSTLPGESPADRAAVHRMAAAGPPTESVGLDSADPRLLPLAGYGNGRG; encoded by the coding sequence ATGACGCGTCTGGTCCACCAGATCGCGTCGTGGTGCCTGGGCTACCCCGACGACGCGTTCGTCGAGCGGCTCCCGCTCCTGACGGCGGCCACCGAGGAGCTGCCGCGCGGACGTGCGCGCGACGGGCTGCGCGGGTTCCTGGACCACGCCGTGGCGACGCCGGCCGACGTGCTGCGGACCGACTACGTGCGGATCTTCGACCTGTCCCGCAAGCAGGCGCTGTACCTGTCCTACTGGACCGACGGCGACACGCGCCGCCGCGGCGAGGTGCTCGCGGGCTTCAAGGAGCGGTACCGCGCGAGCGGGTTCCTGGTGGACACCCGCGGTGAGCTGCCCGACCACCTGCCGCTGGTGCTCGAGTACGCCGCGGTCGCCGACCCGCAGGACGGGACCGCGCTGCTGCAGGAGTACCGCGCGAGCCTCGAGCTCACGCGGTTCGCACTGATCGACGCGGGCACGCCGTACGCGGGCGTGCTCGAGGCCGTGTGCTCGACGCTGCCGGGCGAGTCGCCCGCCGACCGCGCCGCGGTGCACCGCATGGCCGCCGCCGGGCCGCCCACCGAGTCGGTGGGACTGGACTCGGCCGACCCCCGGCTGCTGCCGCTCGCCGGGTACGGGAACGGGAGAGGTTGA
- a CDS encoding M3 family metallopeptidase, producing the protein MTLEPLQLPADADAWPDFLTTVVDAALDEARAHVATLKDGTPRSAAQVLELWNASDAALGQASAAAHLLAEVHPDAEVRTAAEERAQAAEDFATERGLDRELWEAFAATDPSGLDADARRVHAHVLRDFRRSGVDRSPQERETLRTLAQRCTELGLEFARNIREGARSIRVRPEQLAGLPADFLESHPADDEGLVTLTTEYPDLIPVRTYARDAHVRRALTSEYLRIASPVNAPVLAELLRLRDERAHLLGYPDWPTYDAEVKMIGSGAAIADFIERLDALTVEAARRDVAVLLERFRADDPSASAVTPADSLYYDQVIRREQYDVDAQEVRRYFRYAQVRDGVMSTIGRLLGLTFERVDVPAWHESVEAYDVRSEGERIGRFYLDMHPRAGKFNHAAQFSLVPGLAGVRLPEGVLVCNFPTGTMEHDDVCTFFHEFGHLVHEIVGGHQRWAEFSGVATEWDFVEAPSQLLEEWAWDAGVLRTFATDESGEPIPEALVERMRAADAFGRGSWTRRQLNFTALSYGLHADPPADLDAFTAQVDARFGPFAPLPDTHQTTGFGHLDGYGSGYYTYLWSLVIAKDLLTAFGGDLMNPEVGRRYREAILAPGGSRDAADLVTGFLGRPHTFDAFTSWLAAT; encoded by the coding sequence ATGACGCTCGAGCCCCTGCAGCTGCCCGCGGACGCGGACGCCTGGCCAGACTTCCTGACGACCGTGGTGGACGCCGCGCTCGACGAGGCGCGCGCCCACGTGGCCACGCTGAAGGACGGCACGCCGCGCAGCGCCGCCCAGGTGCTCGAGCTGTGGAACGCGAGCGACGCGGCGCTCGGCCAGGCGTCGGCGGCGGCCCACCTGCTGGCCGAGGTGCACCCCGACGCCGAGGTCCGCACGGCGGCCGAGGAGCGTGCGCAGGCCGCCGAGGACTTCGCGACCGAGCGCGGCCTGGACCGTGAGCTGTGGGAGGCGTTCGCCGCGACGGACCCGTCCGGCCTGGACGCGGACGCGCGGCGCGTGCACGCGCACGTGCTGCGCGACTTCCGGCGCAGCGGCGTCGACCGCTCGCCGCAGGAGCGCGAGACGCTGCGGACGCTCGCGCAGCGGTGCACCGAGCTGGGCCTGGAGTTCGCGCGGAACATCCGGGAGGGCGCCCGCAGCATCCGGGTCCGCCCCGAGCAGCTGGCCGGACTGCCCGCGGACTTCCTCGAGTCCCACCCGGCGGACGACGAGGGCCTGGTCACGCTCACCACCGAGTACCCCGACCTCATCCCCGTGCGCACGTACGCCCGTGACGCGCACGTGCGCCGTGCGCTGACCAGCGAGTACCTGCGCATCGCGTCGCCGGTCAACGCACCCGTGCTCGCGGAGCTGCTGCGCCTGCGCGACGAGCGCGCGCACCTGCTGGGCTACCCGGACTGGCCCACGTACGACGCCGAGGTCAAGATGATCGGCTCGGGCGCGGCGATCGCGGACTTCATCGAGCGCCTCGACGCGCTGACCGTCGAGGCGGCGCGGCGCGACGTCGCGGTCCTGCTCGAGCGCTTCCGCGCCGACGACCCGTCCGCGAGCGCGGTCACGCCCGCCGACAGCCTCTACTACGACCAGGTGATCCGGCGTGAGCAGTACGACGTCGACGCCCAGGAGGTCCGGCGCTACTTCCGGTACGCCCAGGTCCGCGACGGCGTGATGTCCACGATCGGGCGCCTGCTCGGCCTGACGTTCGAGCGTGTGGACGTCCCCGCGTGGCACGAGAGCGTCGAGGCGTACGACGTGCGGTCCGAAGGCGAGCGCATCGGGCGGTTCTACCTCGACATGCACCCGCGCGCGGGCAAGTTCAACCACGCCGCGCAGTTCTCCCTGGTGCCCGGCCTGGCCGGTGTGCGGCTGCCCGAGGGCGTGCTGGTGTGCAACTTCCCCACCGGGACCATGGAGCACGACGACGTCTGCACGTTCTTCCACGAGTTCGGGCACCTGGTCCACGAGATCGTGGGCGGGCACCAGCGCTGGGCCGAGTTCAGCGGCGTCGCCACCGAGTGGGACTTCGTCGAGGCGCCCTCGCAGCTGCTCGAGGAGTGGGCCTGGGACGCCGGGGTGCTGCGCACGTTCGCCACCGACGAGTCGGGTGAGCCCATCCCCGAGGCGCTCGTGGAGCGCATGCGAGCGGCCGACGCGTTCGGGCGCGGCTCGTGGACCCGGCGGCAGCTGAACTTCACCGCGCTGTCCTACGGGCTGCACGCGGACCCGCCCGCCGACCTGGACGCGTTCACCGCGCAGGTGGACGCGCGCTTCGGGCCGTTCGCGCCGCTGCCGGACACGCACCAGACCACGGGGTTCGGGCACCTGGACGGGTACGGGTCGGGGTACTACACGTACCTCTGGAGCCTGGTCATCGCCAAGGACCTGCTCACGGCGTTCGGGGGCGACCTGATGAACCCCGAGGTCGGCCGTCGGTACCGCGAGGCCATCCTGGCCCCCGGCGGCTCGCGCGACGCGGCGGACCTGGTGACCGGGTTCCTGGGGCGGCCGCACACGTTCGACGCGTTCACCTCCTGGCTCGCCGCGACGTGA
- a CDS encoding nucleoside/nucleotide kinase family protein — MTAPRVRPDSDAGPSGRDQVLAVVADRVEVLRGRGRPVRVGVDGVDGAGKTTFADALGAHLTDRGVPVVRSSVDGFHRPRAQRYRQGPASPRGFFEDSYDYAALRRELLDPLGPHGDRRYRTAVHDVRSDERVDEPVRTAPDDAVLVVDGIFLHRDELAGVWDLSVFLDVPFAVTYARMAVRDACPPDPADPANRRYLEGQRLYLAACDPAARASLVVDNTDPAHPRVLAGRD, encoded by the coding sequence GTGACCGCGCCGCGCGTGCGGCCGGACTCCGACGCCGGGCCATCCGGTCGGGACCAGGTGCTCGCGGTCGTCGCCGACCGGGTCGAGGTACTGCGCGGGCGCGGCCGGCCCGTGCGGGTCGGGGTGGACGGTGTGGACGGTGCGGGCAAGACCACGTTCGCGGACGCGCTGGGCGCGCACCTCACGGACCGGGGCGTCCCCGTGGTGCGGTCGTCCGTCGACGGGTTCCACCGGCCCCGCGCGCAGCGGTACCGGCAGGGCCCGGCGTCACCGCGCGGCTTCTTCGAGGACTCCTACGACTACGCCGCGCTGCGCCGCGAGCTGCTCGACCCCCTCGGCCCGCACGGCGACCGGCGGTACCGCACCGCGGTGCACGACGTGCGTTCCGACGAGCGCGTCGACGAGCCCGTCCGCACGGCACCGGACGACGCGGTGCTCGTGGTCGACGGGATCTTCCTGCACCGCGACGAGCTCGCGGGCGTGTGGGACCTGTCGGTGTTCCTCGACGTGCCGTTCGCGGTGACCTATGCGCGCATGGCCGTGCGGGACGCGTGCCCGCCGGACCCCGCGGACCCCGCGAACCGCCGCTATCTCGAGGGTCAGCGGCTGTACCTGGCGGCGTGCGACCCGGCCGCGCGCGCGAGCCTCGTGGTCGACAACACCGATCCCGCGCACCCGCGGGTGCTGGCGGGGCGGGACTGA
- the narI gene encoding respiratory nitrate reductase subunit gamma: protein MDVVLWGVLPYLVVVTFVGGLVWRYRYDQFGWTTRSSQLYESRLLRIGSPLFHFGLVFVIGGHVVGLLIPEEWTASVGVTESMYHAGALGLGTIAGICTLAGIAILILRRRRTGPVFMATTKNDKLMYLVLTTTIVLGLATTVIAFSDGQDAHNYRESVSPWFRSLFVLRPDVDAMAAAPLQFHLHVLLGLGLFLLFPFSRLVHAFTAPVHYLFRPYIVYRSRDRRPIPGASAPKRGWDPVGTRDRDR, encoded by the coding sequence ATGGACGTCGTCCTGTGGGGGGTGCTGCCGTACCTCGTCGTCGTGACGTTCGTCGGCGGGCTCGTGTGGCGGTACCGGTACGACCAGTTCGGCTGGACCACACGCTCGTCGCAGCTGTACGAGTCGCGCCTGCTGCGCATCGGCTCGCCGCTGTTCCACTTCGGCCTCGTGTTCGTGATCGGCGGGCACGTGGTCGGCCTGCTCATCCCGGAGGAGTGGACCGCGTCGGTGGGCGTGACCGAGTCGATGTACCACGCGGGCGCGCTCGGCCTGGGGACGATCGCGGGCATCTGCACGCTCGCGGGCATCGCCATCCTCATCCTGCGGCGACGGCGCACCGGTCCGGTGTTCATGGCGACGACGAAGAACGACAAGCTCATGTACCTGGTGCTCACCACGACGATCGTGCTCGGGCTGGCCACCACGGTGATCGCGTTCTCCGACGGTCAAGACGCGCACAACTACCGCGAGTCGGTCTCGCCGTGGTTCCGCTCGCTGTTCGTGCTGCGCCCGGACGTCGACGCCATGGCCGCCGCGCCGCTGCAGTTCCACCTGCACGTCCTGCTGGGCCTGGGCCTGTTCCTGCTGTTCCCGTTCAGCCGGCTCGTGCACGCCTTCACGGCGCCGGTGCACTACCTGTTCCGTCCGTACATCGTCTACCGCAGCCGCGACCGCCGGCCCATCCCCGGTGCGAGCGCACCGAAGCGGGGCTGGGACCCGGTCGGGACCCGGGACCGGGACCGCTGA
- a CDS encoding MFS transporter has translation MSSTTSAPVTRGTTPRALNLALAAWVFAITFWAWNLIGPLAVRYAEDMGLSASQKALLIATPVLVGALGRIPVGALTDRLGGRRMLSTLCFLSVVPVLLVMWAGSAGSYALLLAFAFLLGVAGTSFAAGIPFVNAWYEPARRGFATGVFGIGMGGTALSSFFTPRFVGWFGYVPAHLTVAAALAVTGVAVLLLARDAPAWRPNPESVLPKLRAASRLAVTWQMSFLYAVAFGGFVAFSTYLPTYLKDVYDFDLAGAGTRTAGFAIAAVVARPLGGILSDRVHPKTIVLISLGGAAVSAVLMALQPAPEVPAGLVSISMAFFLGLGSGGVFAWVARRVPADRVGAVTGVVGAAGGLGGYFPPLVMGATYDAEAQSYTVGLTLLVATALVAFAFTLWRLPREARQAP, from the coding sequence ATGAGCTCGACGACGAGCGCACCGGTCACGCGGGGCACCACGCCGCGTGCCCTCAACCTCGCCCTCGCGGCGTGGGTCTTCGCCATCACGTTCTGGGCCTGGAACCTCATCGGGCCGCTGGCCGTCCGCTACGCCGAGGACATGGGCCTGTCCGCGAGCCAGAAGGCGCTGCTGATCGCGACGCCCGTGCTCGTCGGCGCGCTCGGCCGGATCCCGGTGGGTGCGCTGACCGACCGCCTGGGCGGCCGGCGGATGCTGTCCACGCTGTGCTTCCTGTCCGTGGTGCCCGTGCTTCTGGTGATGTGGGCGGGCAGTGCGGGGTCCTACGCGCTGCTGCTCGCGTTCGCGTTCCTGCTCGGCGTCGCCGGCACGTCGTTCGCCGCGGGCATCCCGTTCGTCAACGCCTGGTACGAGCCCGCGCGCCGCGGCTTCGCGACCGGGGTGTTCGGCATCGGCATGGGCGGCACCGCGCTCTCGTCGTTCTTCACCCCGCGCTTCGTCGGCTGGTTCGGGTACGTGCCCGCGCACCTGACGGTCGCCGCCGCGCTCGCGGTCACGGGTGTCGCGGTGCTGCTCCTGGCGCGTGACGCCCCCGCGTGGCGGCCCAACCCCGAGTCGGTGCTGCCGAAGCTGCGCGCGGCGTCCCGTCTCGCGGTGACCTGGCAGATGTCCTTCCTGTACGCGGTCGCGTTCGGCGGTTTCGTCGCGTTCTCGACGTACCTGCCGACGTACCTCAAGGACGTGTACGACTTCGACCTCGCCGGAGCCGGGACGCGCACCGCGGGCTTCGCGATCGCGGCCGTGGTGGCCCGCCCGCTCGGCGGCATCCTGTCCGACCGCGTGCACCCCAAGACCATCGTGCTGATCTCGCTCGGGGGCGCCGCCGTCTCGGCCGTGCTCATGGCGCTCCAGCCGGCGCCCGAGGTGCCGGCTGGCCTGGTCTCGATCTCGATGGCGTTCTTCCTGGGCCTCGGCTCGGGTGGCGTGTTCGCGTGGGTCGCGCGGCGGGTGCCGGCGGACCGCGTGGGTGCCGTGACCGGCGTGGTGGGTGCCGCGGGCGGGCTGGGCGGCTACTTCCCGCCGCTCGTCATGGGTGCGACGTACGACGCGGAGGCGCAGTCGTACACCGTCGGGCTCACGCTCCTGGTGGCGACCGCGCTGGTCGCGTTCGCGTTCACGCTGTGGCGCCTGCCCCGTGAGGCGCGTCAGGCACCCTGA
- a CDS encoding nitrate reductase subunit alpha, translating into MADPQLPGLDGPASDALLRAGRFFTRWDETDDGRAVFREGGRRGDVFYRDRWRHDKVVRSTHGVNCTGSCSWKVYVKDGIITWEAQQTDYPSAGPDRPDYEPRGCPRGAAFSWYTYSPTRVRYPYARGVLVEMYREAKARLKDPVLAWSDVVGDPVRRRRYQQARGKGGLVRVSWDEAVEMVAAAHVHTIKTYGPDRCAGFSPIPAMSMVSHAVGTRFIQLIGGVMTSFYDWYADLPVASPQMFGDQTDVPESGDWWDATYLLMWGSNVPVTRTPDAHWMAEVRYRGTKVVTVSPDYADNTKFADEWLPAAAGTDGALAMGMGHVVLREFLVDRQVPFFADYVRQYTDLPFLVTLTERDGAYVPGRFLRASDLSDEQATDDVAGPRGEAADWKTVLLDGPTGRPVVPNGSLGFRYTDSGEGRWNLDLEGVTPALSIRDAADAPREAVEVLLPRFDEPGGAGGVQSRGVPVTRVNGHLVTTVFDLTLAHYGVGREDLPGEWPTGYDDASAGCTPAWQEAITSVPAAACTRIAREFAANAEKSQGRSMIIMGAGICQWFHGDATYRAILALLAFTGCFGRNGGGWAHYVGQEKCRPLTGWISLANALDWSRPPRTMTGTSYWYMHTDQWRFDGYAADELAWPLADGHLAGMHTADTIASSARRGWMPFYPQFDRNPLDLADEARAAADEGTAPDAAAHVAGRLKEGSLRFAVEDVDAPENWPRTLVLWRSNLLGSSAKGDEYFLKYLLGTHSNVQAPEPTARPQDVAWRDDIPEGKLDLLVSADFRMTSTTMLSDVVLPAATWYEKHDLSSTDMHPFVHAFSPAIDPPWEARSDFDAFHLVARRFSDLARTHLGVRHDLVSVPMQHDTPGEMPRDGGESGDWRRGDAPAVPGVTMPVLQVVERDYTAIADKLGSLGPLASSLGFTVKNVTFRLEHEVERLGRLNGVMLGGAGDGRPALDTDVKMAEAILSLSGTTNGELATQGFRSLERRVGKQLSDLAEGSQEKRITFPDTQARPVPVITSPEWSGSETGGRRYAPFTLNVERLKPWHTLTGRMHLFLDHGWLKDLGEMLPIYRPPLDLHRLLGEPELGPDGSKQVTVRYLTPHNKWSIHSEYQDNLLMLSLSRGGPTCWLSPADAEAIGAKDNEWIECSNANGIFVARAIVSHRMPEGVVFVHHAQERTIDVPKTEKTRRRGGIHNSVTRVMVKPTHLVGGYAQLSYAFNYLGPTGNQRDMVATIRRRAQDVEY; encoded by the coding sequence ATGGCGGACCCCCAGCTGCCCGGACTCGACGGACCCGCGTCGGACGCCCTGCTGCGTGCCGGACGCTTCTTCACGCGATGGGACGAGACCGACGACGGTCGCGCGGTGTTCCGGGAGGGTGGCAGACGCGGCGACGTCTTCTACCGGGACCGGTGGCGGCACGACAAGGTGGTCCGGTCCACGCACGGCGTGAACTGCACGGGGTCGTGCTCGTGGAAGGTCTACGTCAAGGACGGGATCATCACGTGGGAGGCGCAGCAGACGGACTACCCGTCGGCGGGCCCCGACCGCCCGGACTACGAGCCGCGGGGCTGTCCGCGTGGTGCGGCGTTCTCCTGGTACACGTACTCGCCGACGCGCGTGCGCTACCCGTACGCGCGCGGCGTCCTCGTCGAGATGTACCGCGAGGCCAAGGCGCGGCTCAAGGACCCGGTGCTCGCGTGGTCCGACGTGGTGGGCGACCCGGTGCGGCGCCGGCGGTACCAGCAGGCGCGCGGCAAGGGCGGCCTGGTCCGGGTCTCGTGGGACGAGGCCGTGGAGATGGTGGCCGCGGCGCACGTGCACACGATCAAGACGTACGGGCCGGACCGGTGCGCGGGCTTCTCGCCCATCCCGGCGATGTCGATGGTCTCGCACGCGGTGGGCACGCGGTTCATCCAGCTCATCGGCGGCGTGATGACCAGCTTCTACGACTGGTACGCGGACCTGCCCGTGGCCAGCCCGCAGATGTTCGGCGACCAGACGGACGTCCCGGAGTCGGGTGACTGGTGGGACGCCACGTACCTGCTCATGTGGGGCTCGAACGTGCCGGTCACGCGCACGCCCGACGCGCACTGGATGGCCGAGGTGCGCTACCGCGGCACCAAGGTGGTCACGGTCTCGCCCGACTACGCGGACAACACCAAGTTCGCCGACGAGTGGCTGCCCGCAGCGGCGGGGACCGACGGCGCGCTCGCGATGGGCATGGGGCACGTGGTGCTGCGCGAGTTCCTGGTGGACCGGCAGGTGCCGTTCTTCGCGGACTACGTGCGGCAGTACACCGACCTGCCGTTCCTGGTCACGCTGACCGAACGCGACGGCGCGTACGTCCCGGGCCGGTTCCTGCGGGCCTCGGACCTGTCCGACGAGCAGGCCACCGACGACGTCGCGGGCCCGCGCGGCGAGGCCGCCGACTGGAAGACGGTCTTGCTGGACGGGCCCACGGGCCGCCCGGTGGTGCCGAACGGCTCGCTCGGGTTCCGGTACACCGACTCGGGCGAGGGCCGGTGGAACCTGGACCTCGAGGGCGTGACGCCCGCGCTGAGCATCCGGGACGCGGCCGACGCGCCGCGCGAGGCGGTCGAGGTGCTGCTCCCACGGTTCGACGAGCCGGGCGGTGCGGGCGGCGTGCAGAGCCGGGGCGTGCCGGTGACGCGCGTGAACGGCCACCTGGTCACCACGGTGTTCGACCTGACGCTCGCGCACTACGGCGTGGGCCGCGAGGACCTGCCCGGCGAGTGGCCCACGGGCTACGACGACGCGTCGGCAGGCTGCACGCCCGCATGGCAGGAGGCGATCACGTCGGTCCCGGCCGCGGCGTGCACGCGCATCGCGCGCGAGTTCGCGGCGAACGCCGAGAAGTCGCAGGGCCGCTCGATGATCATCATGGGCGCGGGCATCTGCCAGTGGTTCCACGGCGACGCGACGTACCGCGCGATCCTGGCGCTGCTGGCGTTCACGGGCTGCTTCGGGCGCAACGGCGGCGGCTGGGCGCACTACGTGGGTCAGGAGAAGTGCCGGCCGCTGACGGGCTGGATCTCGTTGGCCAACGCGCTCGACTGGTCCCGTCCGCCGCGCACCATGACGGGCACGTCCTACTGGTACATGCACACCGACCAGTGGCGGTTCGACGGCTACGCGGCCGACGAGCTCGCGTGGCCGCTCGCCGACGGGCACCTGGCGGGCATGCACACCGCGGACACCATCGCGTCCTCGGCGCGGCGCGGGTGGATGCCGTTCTACCCGCAGTTCGACCGCAACCCGCTGGACCTGGCCGACGAGGCGCGCGCCGCGGCCGACGAGGGCACGGCGCCCGACGCGGCCGCGCACGTGGCGGGCCGCCTCAAGGAGGGCAGCCTCAGGTTCGCGGTCGAGGACGTGGACGCGCCGGAGAACTGGCCGCGCACGCTCGTGCTGTGGCGGTCCAACCTGCTGGGCTCGTCCGCCAAGGGCGACGAGTACTTCCTCAAGTACCTCCTGGGCACGCACTCGAACGTGCAGGCGCCCGAGCCGACGGCGCGTCCGCAGGACGTGGCGTGGCGTGACGACATCCCCGAGGGCAAGCTCGACCTGCTGGTCAGCGCGGACTTCCGGATGACGTCCACGACGATGCTGTCCGACGTGGTGCTGCCCGCGGCCACCTGGTACGAGAAGCACGACCTGTCCTCGACCGACATGCACCCGTTCGTGCATGCGTTCTCCCCGGCGATCGACCCGCCCTGGGAGGCGCGCAGCGACTTCGACGCGTTCCACCTGGTGGCCCGCCGGTTCTCCGACCTGGCGCGCACGCACCTGGGTGTCCGGCACGACCTGGTGAGCGTGCCGATGCAGCACGACACCCCGGGCGAGATGCCGCGCGACGGCGGCGAGAGCGGCGACTGGCGCCGCGGCGACGCACCCGCGGTCCCGGGTGTGACCATGCCCGTGCTGCAGGTGGTCGAGCGTGACTACACCGCGATCGCGGACAAGCTCGGCAGCCTGGGCCCGCTGGCCAGCTCGCTCGGCTTCACGGTCAAGAACGTCACGTTCCGCCTCGAGCACGAGGTGGAGCGGCTCGGCCGGCTCAACGGCGTCATGCTGGGCGGTGCGGGTGACGGCCGGCCCGCGCTCGACACCGACGTGAAGATGGCCGAGGCGATCCTGTCCCTGTCGGGCACGACGAACGGCGAGCTCGCGACGCAGGGCTTCCGCTCGCTCGAGCGGCGCGTGGGCAAGCAGCTGAGCGACCTGGCCGAGGGCTCGCAGGAGAAGCGGATCACGTTCCCGGACACGCAGGCGCGGCCCGTGCCGGTCATCACGTCGCCCGAGTGGTCGGGCTCGGAGACCGGGGGGCGGCGGTACGCGCCGTTCACGCTCAACGTCGAGCGGCTCAAGCCGTGGCACACGCTGACCGGCCGCATGCACCTGTTCCTGGACCACGGCTGGCTCAAGGACCTGGGCGAGATGCTGCCGATCTACCGGCCCCCGCTGGACCTGCACCGGCTGCTGGGCGAGCCCGAGCTGGGCCCCGACGGCTCCAAGCAGGTCACGGTCCGGTACCTGACGCCGCACAACAAGTGGTCGATCCACTCGGAGTACCAGGACAACCTGCTGATGCTCTCGCTGTCCCGCGGCGGTCCGACGTGCTGGCTGAGCCCCGCGGACGCCGAGGCGATCGGCGCCAAGGACAACGAGTGGATCGAGTGCAGCAACGCGAACGGCATCTTCGTGGCGCGCGCGATCGTCAGCCACCGCATGCCGGAGGGCGTGGTGTTCGTGCACCACGCGCAGGAGCGCACGATCGACGTCCCGAAGACGGAGAAGACCCGCCGGCGCGGCGGCATCCACAACTCGGTGACGCGCGTGATGGTCAAGCCGACGCACCTCGTCGGCGGGTACGCGCAGCTGTCCTACGCGTTCAACTACCTGGGACCCACCGGCAACCAGCGCGACATGGTCGCCACGATCCGGCGCCGTGCGCAGGACGTCGAGTACTGA